DNA sequence from the Nitrososphaerales archaeon genome:
ACGCCGCATCGATTATTCTCTCAAGGTTTGATACACCCATCAATATGATCGTCGTATCGACCCCTTTAAAGACGGGTATCAGATAATCTAAATTCTCATAATCCTCCTTTCTATGACCTGTGACTATCGCTAACGTTGATGAGTAATCTCTATGGGTGATGGGTATTCGAGCATAAGCTGCGGCCGCCAATGCCGAAGTTACTCCCGGAATTATTTCATAAGGTATTCCAGCTTCTTTTAATGCTTCGCACTCTTCTGCACCCCTCCCAAAGAGCATCGGATCGCCATTCTTCAATCTAACGACGATTTTATACTGTTTAGCCTTTTCAATCAATAACTCATTGATCCGTTCTTGCTTCCAACTCTCTCCCTTCTCTTTCCCTACACATATCAATTCTTTAGCTCTTCGTGTATAGTTTAAAGTATCCACATTTACCAATCTATCGTAAATTACTACGTCTGCCTTTCGCAATACTTTAAGACCCTTAAGGGTGATGAGCTCCGGATCTCCAGGCCCGGCTCCAACCAAATATACTTTACCTACGCTCACTTAACTTATTCAACCTCCACTCTTTTAATACCCTCTCGCCACCCTTTTCTCTAAAGACCTTGACGACGTAAGAAGTTACTTGTGATATATCATGTCCACTTACAGATTCGTTGATTAAAACCTTCCTCTGGTAGTCGATCGAAACCGTCGATACTATAACGTTCACTCTATCTAAATTTAAATTAACGTAAACTCCCAAAGGTGTTTTGCAACCTACATCGAGCATCGAAATTATTTCGCGCTCCATCAAGACTTCAAATCGAGACTTTTCATCATCGATCGATCTTAAAATCTTTAGTATTTCATCATCCTGCTTTCTTGCTACTACTGCGAGTGCTCCTTGGCCTGCAGCGGGTGTAAAATCT
Encoded proteins:
- the cobA gene encoding uroporphyrinogen-III C-methyltransferase, whose amino-acid sequence is MSVGKVYLVGAGPGDPELITLKGLKVLRKADVVIYDRLVNVDTLNYTRRAKELICVGKEKGESWKQERINELLIEKAKQYKIVVRLKNGDPMLFGRGAEECEALKEAGIPYEIIPGVTSALAAAAYARIPITHRDYSSTLAIVTGHRKEDYENLDYLIPVFKGVDTTIILMGVSNLERIIDAA